The genomic DNA GTATGTGTGCGGGGTGACGGTGTACGACTATTGTCACATCGGACATGCGCGGAGTGCGCTGGTGTTCGACGTGTTGCGCCGGTATCTGGAATATTCAGGTTTCGTCGTCGAGTTTGCCAAGAACTTCACGGATGTCGATGACAAGATCATCAAGCGGGCGAATGAACAGGGCGTGAGCTGCGAGCACGTCACCACCACCTACATCAACGCCTATTACGAGGATATGGACAAGCTCGGTGTGCGCCGCGCGACGCTCGAACCCAGAGCGACGGAACATATCGCCGACATTGTGAGGCTTGTCGACACGTTGCTCGCCAAGGGAATGGCGTATCGTGTCGACGGGGATGTCTATTTCCAGGTCGATCGGTATCCGGTGTACGGCCGGCTCTCGAAGCGGAACGTCGATGATTTGCAGGCAGGAGCACGGGTGGATGTCGATGAGCGGAAACGGCACCCGATGGATTTCGCGCTGTGGAAAGGCAGCAAGCCCGGTGAGCCTTCCTGGGATAGCCCCTGGGGCCCGGGTCGTCCCGGCTGGCATATCGAATGTTCCGCTATGGCCATGCGGCATCTTGGTGAAACCTTCGATATCCATGGCGGCGGGATGGATCTCATTTTCCCCCACCACGAAAATGAGATCGCGCAATCCTGCGGGGCCACGGGCAAGGAGTTCGCGCGGTACTGGGTGCACAACGGGTTCGTGCAGATCAATCAAGAGAAGATGTCCAAGTCGCTGGGCAATTTTTTTACTATTCGCGAAATCTTTCAGAAGTCGGAATGGTCCGACACGGTGACCGGCGAGATGCTGCGCTATTTCCTCCTTTCTACACACTATCGAAGCCCCTTGGATTTTTCCGATCAGAGTCTGAACGAAGCGAAAAACGCACTCAACGGATTTTACGATCTCTTTGAACGGCTGAATGAATCGGCCCCAGCCCATGGTGCGGCCGATCAGCAGATGCAGGAGTCCACGATGCGGGCGCGAGCGGCATTCGTGGCCGCCATGGACGATGATCTGAATACGCCCAATGCGGTGGCCGCCTTACAGACGTTACGTGGGGAAGCGAACAAGGCTCTCGAGGTCGGATTGTCCGGTGAGATGCGCCGGGTGGTGCGGCAAGAGTTCCGCGTCTTAGGGATCGTCCTGGGACTCCTCCAGACCGACACCTGGCGATTTAAAAGTCAGCGGCAGCAGCCATCATCCGGCGGAGCGGAGGCATCCACGGACACCCTGTCAGATGAGGACATTGCCGACAAGCTAGCCGCACGTCTCGCCGCAAAGCGATCGAAGAATTACCAACTCGCCGACCAGTTACGAGCAGAGTTGGCCTCCCATGGCATTACGATTGAGGACCGGCCGGATGGCACCAGTCGATGGAAACGATAACTCGCTGGAGGTGATCTACGGCCTCCACGCCGTGCGCGAAGCGCTTCGCGCCGGGGTTCGTCCGATCCAACGTCTCCTCGTGTTGGGAACCGACCGACAGTTCGGGGAAATCGCGCGTCTGGCCAGGGATCAGCGTGTGCCCGTGCGAGTGGAACCGCGGGCTGCATTGGATCGCCTGGTTCCTTCCGGTCACCACCAGGGGGTGGTGGGTGTGGTCGCTGCCAAAGCCTATGCGGAGCCGGACGATATTCTCGCTTCCGCACAGGCTGAAGGGCAGACGCCACTGCTGGTCCTGTTGGACGGTGTGGAAGACCCGCACAACCTCGGGGCGATTCTGCGAACGGCCGAGGCGTCGGGTGTGCAAGGCGTCTTTATTCCGGAGCGCCGCGCAGTGGGGCTGACGAGTGTCGTGGCAAAGGCCTCTGCCGGGGCTGTCGATTACATGCCCGTCGGGCGCGTGCCGAATCTGTCGCGCTTGATCGAACGTCTTCAAGGCGCAGGCATCTGGGTCTATGCGTTGGATGCTGAGGCTCCGAAGCCCTATACCGCGCTGGATT from Nitrospira sp. ND1 includes the following:
- the rlmB gene encoding 23S rRNA (guanosine(2251)-2'-O)-methyltransferase RlmB — encoded protein: MAPVDGNDNSLEVIYGLHAVREALRAGVRPIQRLLVLGTDRQFGEIARLARDQRVPVRVEPRAALDRLVPSGHHQGVVGVVAAKAYAEPDDILASAQAEGQTPLLVLLDGVEDPHNLGAILRTAEASGVQGVFIPERRAVGLTSVVAKASAGAVDYMPVGRVPNLSRLIERLQGAGIWVYALDAEAPKPYTALDFSGPVALVFGGEGTGVRPGVRDACDEAAHIPMMGKVSSLNVSASAAIVLYEALRQRREGAGKKP
- the cysS gene encoding cysteine--tRNA ligase codes for the protein MLRVHNTLTGSKEPFEPLVPGKVRMYVCGVTVYDYCHIGHARSALVFDVLRRYLEYSGFVVEFAKNFTDVDDKIIKRANEQGVSCEHVTTTYINAYYEDMDKLGVRRATLEPRATEHIADIVRLVDTLLAKGMAYRVDGDVYFQVDRYPVYGRLSKRNVDDLQAGARVDVDERKRHPMDFALWKGSKPGEPSWDSPWGPGRPGWHIECSAMAMRHLGETFDIHGGGMDLIFPHHENEIAQSCGATGKEFARYWVHNGFVQINQEKMSKSLGNFFTIREIFQKSEWSDTVTGEMLRYFLLSTHYRSPLDFSDQSLNEAKNALNGFYDLFERLNESAPAHGAADQQMQESTMRARAAFVAAMDDDLNTPNAVAALQTLRGEANKALEVGLSGEMRRVVRQEFRVLGIVLGLLQTDTWRFKSQRQQPSSGGAEASTDTLSDEDIADKLAARLAAKRSKNYQLADQLRAELASHGITIEDRPDGTSRWKR